The following are encoded in a window of Microcaecilia unicolor chromosome 14, aMicUni1.1, whole genome shotgun sequence genomic DNA:
- the LOC115457251 gene encoding olfactory receptor 4E2-like, whose protein sequence is MFLVMYLLTIAGNLVIMITIYIDSQLHTPMYFFLSNLSFIDLSYSTVTVPRALVHFLLPRKTLSFSDCITQLFFLHFIGGAECFHLSLMAYDRYVAICNPLRYTTIMNRRVCLLLLVSTWVGGFIHAFGEAFPVAQLSFCGPNEIDHFFCDGNSLSVLACSSTINSEIADRVDTGILVIGCFLVLLISYGYIISAILKIRSTEGKHKAFSTCASHLLVVSLFFGPIFFLYMRPPVSFAVDKPLAVFYTIITPFLNPFIYTLRNEKARKAMKKLGCWKASFVEAHIN, encoded by the coding sequence ATGTTTCTAGTGATGTACCTGCTCACCATAGCTGGAAATCTCGTCATTATGATAACCATATATATAGACTCTCAGCTGCACACTCCTATGTACTTCTTCCTCAGCAACCTGTCTTTTATAGATTTGAGCTACTCCACAGTCACTGTCCCCAGAGCCCTTGTACATTTTCTCTTGCCTAGAAAAACTCTCTCTTTCAGTGACTGTATAACTCAGTTGTTTTTCTTGCACTTCATTGGAGGTGCAGAATGCTTTCACCTGAGCTTGATGGCTTATGACCGCTACGTTGCCATCTGCAATCCTTTACGTTATACCACAATCATGAACAGAAGAGTATGTCTACTGCTGTTGGTTTCTACTTGGGTAGGTGGTTTCATTCATGCCTTCGGTGAGGCATTTCCAGTAGCTCAGCTGTCCTTCTGTGGTCCTAATGAGATAGATCATTTCTTTTGTGATGGCAACTCCTTATCTGTGTTGGCTTGCTCTAGTACCATTAACAGTGAAATCGCTGACAGGGTTGACACCGGAATCTTAGTGATTGGTTGTTTCTTGGTTTTGCTCATATCTTACGGATACATCATCTCCGCCATCTTAAAAATTCGCTCAACTGAGGGAAAGCACAAAGCCTTTTCTACCTGCGCCTCCCACCTCCTGGTGGTCTCTCTATTTTTCGGCCCCATTTTCTTTCTCTACATGAGACCTCCAGTATCATTTGCAGTTGACAAACCACTCGCTGTTTTTTACACTATCATAACCCCCTTTTTAAATCCCTTCATTTATACTCTCAGAAACGAGAAGGCAAGAAAAGCCATGAAGAAACTGGGATGTTGGAAAGCATCTTTTGTGGAGGCACACATAAACTGA
- the LOC115458135 gene encoding olfactory receptor 1509-like translates to MEVRNETRVTQFILLGLSSNPDLQNIIFVLLLVIYLLTVAGNLLIVVTIYVDSRLHSPMYFFLSNLSFLDLSLPSVILPKFLVNFVLRRKTISFQDCIAQVFFFHFIEGTECLHLTLMAYDRYVAICNPLRYITIMNKRVCLLLVVSTWLGGLVHGFGQIFPVVHLPFCGPNEINHFYCDTHPLSVLACSSSFTSETADIVNSGILTLICSSVLFISYAHIIATILKVNSAEGKKKAFSTCVSHLVVVTLFFGPLVFMYMRPPVTFAADKLFSVFYTIVTPLLNPFIYTLRNEEVKKAMKKLGGRKVSFR, encoded by the coding sequence atggaagttagGAATGAAACCAGAGTCACACAGTTCATACTCCTAGGACTGTCTAGCAATCCAGACTTACAGAATATAATTTTTGTGCTGCTTCTAGTGATTTACCTTCTGACTGTAGCTGGGAATCTTCTCATTGTGGTAACCATCTACGTGGACTCTCGCCTGCACTctcccatgtacttcttcctcagcAACCTGTCTTTCTTAGATTTAAGCCTTCCCTCGGTCATTCTCCCCAAATTCCTTGTCAACTTTGTCCTGCGGAGGAAAACGATCTCGTTCCAGGACTGCATTGCCCAGgtgtttttctttcatttcattgAAGGTACGGAATGTCTTCACCTGACTCTGATGGCTTATGACCGTTACGTTGCCATCTGCAACCCTTTGCGTTACATCACCATCATGAACAAACGAGTCTGTCTCCTGCTGGTGGTTTCTACCTGGTTGGGTGGGCTTGTGCATGGCTTTGGTCAGATATTTCCAGTAGTCCATCTGCCCTTCTGTGGTCCTAATGAAATAAACCATTTCTATTGCGACACCCACCCCTTATCTGTGTTGGCTTGTTCTAGTTCTTTCACCAGTGAAACTGCGGATATTGTGAACAGTGGAATCTTAACCCTTATTTGTTCCTCGGTGTTGTTTATATCTTACGCCCACATCATCGCAACTATCTTAAAAGTTAATTCAGCTGAGGGAAAGAAGAAAGCTTTTTCTACTTGTGTCTCCCACCTAGTGGTAGTCACTTTGTTTTTTGGCCCCCTTGTCTTTATGTACATGAGACCACCAGTGACCTTTGCAGCTGACAAGCTGTTCTCTGTTTTTTACACTATCGTGACGCCTTTACTAAACCCCTTCATTTATACCCTCAGAAATGAGGAGGTGAAAAAAGCCATGAAGAAGCTGGGAGGTAGGAAAGTATCTTTTCGGTAG